The nucleotide sequence AGCGGATATTTTGTCTCGAATGAGACTGACAAAAAAATGTAGGTTCAACTgtgacttgcaaaaaagcaacTGTTTCAGATTAGATTTACCAATAAAGTTTGAGGACTCAGACGaaacaaatagttttaattatttaatttaagcAAAAACGTGCTTACGTTTTTACTAGAAGGTAATAACTATTGAACGTATTCGAATACAATCAACGCATTATAACTAGTTCTATGATTTAAAGTTACACCGAGTAGAAACGGATTGAAAGATTTCGAAACGTcagttgtaaaatattatacatagGTAACATTACATAgcatttttgatattaaataaatctttttgtagttgaaaaaaatggagTGCCTACTTGGTATTAAATTTGACGATTTTGTGCTGATTGCGGCCGATATGACTGCAGCTCAGAGTATTATTGTAATGAAAACAGGTAACTAATCCGGTGTACTATTCATTTATTAGCATTAAATGTGTAAAAATTGTAGATGAGAATAAACTTCATGAACTATCAAATAAACTTGTTATGGCTGTATCAGGAGAACCTGGAGATACTACACAATTTGCAGAATATATTGCAAAGAATATTCAACtttataaaatgagaaatacaTATGAGTTGAGTCCCAAAGAAGCCGCAACTTTCACGCGAAGAAATTTAGCAGATGCGTTACGAAGCAGGgtaaatactcaaaaattgatattttttatgtttttaaaactaattgtATATTTGAATCAAAGCTTAAATATTTCTCAAGTAAAACAAGTACATCATGGATGATGTGCTATGTCAGGCACAAAATAAAAAGTAGTCAATTATTTTTAGTGTAGAAGTTTAGTTTTACAGAATAGTAGTTGTCAATTGTTATAAATACTAATTTCAGTCAACTTTTTGTTTTAGACTCCATATCATGTAAATGTTCTTCTGGCTGGATATGATGAAGAAGATGGTCCCCAATTGTACTATATGGACTACTTAGCATCTATGGCATGTGTGGATTATGCAGCTCATGGTTATGGAggatttttttcactttctattATGGATCGGCATTATTTGAGATCACTAAGTAAAGAACAAGGATATgagcttttaaaaaaatgtgtaaaagaAGTACATGAGAGACTTATCATCAATCTGCCCAACTTCAAAGTTCAGTgtattgataaaaatggaaTACAAGATCTACCGGATATTACAAGAAAAGATTTGATGTAatcgtatttttatttaatatataaattctttttgaaaagtAGCTTTTAGTTTAAAGGATGTGTTACTCCTCTCAGATGACCACAgacttttaatttaaaagaacaCCACCATGCTGGAGAACCGGTtctccagccaaatggccgacgatggAGAATAATGCAGACGCAGCTGTACCCATCCCCACCCCatttaaattaagaataaaaaccaaaaacattcaaaatacaaaaaatatatatatatcctcaAATCGAGAGAAGCCGTTTTTACTTACATTAGAGctcttttttccttttcttctgGACAATGGTCATTCGCTTTTCCTCCTTTCCAGCAAGCATAACCCCATGTAACCTTCACAACCCCAGCATCGCAGAGGAGTagctcctatatcagggccaacttCCTCCTATACAAAATTTCCTTTATCCTACCTAAAAGTTTTCCAATGAGTCTCTCTGTCTCTTAATAACGATGCCACGCACTGTTTCGCATGGGATGTTCATATGATGATCatgcactgatcattgttttggttcactttttttcttcgataaatagactttattGTACTTATAAACCAATATAGCATtctatatatcaatattttactcTGTATTTGTAGATTTTTATGGATCTAGTTAtatcttataaataaaacatcaagttttctgaatattttaatagaaaatataaaacaacttaAAAACAACATAAATTGCACTAAATGTggtttcatcaaaaattttattgtgcagagaaacaatattttatatattggaaaatatggaaaattttgaccacaaaaaacttaataaacaaatatttcattacttgGCCTTCTTAGCCTCTTGCTTGGGCTGTGtctctattttcttttcttctgatttttcattttctggAGAATCCTCGTATCTGAAAAGATAACACTTTATAGTTATTTCAAGCAGATAGGAACTAGCCTATCCTATAATCCCAAATCATTGgtaacaaatagaaaaaaatgcattagtagattgaaaaaattagcTTTTTAGTACTAAAATAGAGCATAAGATTTTCACTTTTGATTAAGATTTACTGTAACTATTCTATGTAGGACTTAACGGAATTCTCCAATCAATATAACCAACTTAGCATCAGCATTTTAGTAATTTGAAGTAAAGaatatatctatattaaaatttcaaatttgtccTCAGCTGtgttttcatgaaattttaaatctaGTAGTGACTAGTATAACTAGGACTCAAGtgttttttatcaatagaatGTTgagattaaattataaaactctttagaaaacatatttgaattttccaAAGACAAGGAGATATAAATAAATCCCTTACCTTTTAGGTTGTGATATATGAAGTATAAAATACAAGTATTTTATTCAGATTTGAGAAAGCATGGATATTGTAATATTAGGATGAggactaacctaacctaatcagaTCAAAACTTATACATAATAGCAGTTATTTTCATTAAAGTTAGaatttgtaaattaattatCTACAATGAGGACTATTGTATTGATACTCACCAGTGAGTGAGGTATTCAAGTATATCTGTACATTTTTAGTTACGTGCGTGAGAACTAAGTTTAAATCTACTGAGGATCCGCCATAATTAATTGAGTATTGTAAAGTATTCACAATactgattatttatttaataaataaaccgTGCAGGCTAGATAGGAAGGAGGACGATCCATAGGTTTTTCGACAGTTATTGCGTCCGGTAAACAGAGGACAAGTCTGTGTTCGCTAATGTCCGGCAAATCGCGtctatttgttattgtttagtagtaattaataagttttcaaaattgtaaCATAATTGTGCGGTGCCAGTGATCGTCATAGACATAGCAAATTGGGTACTAAGtaacctcaattttttcatttaaatgaacTTTTAATTAAGTGAGAAAATGGAAAACATAAgcttataattatatttttattaattagctAAATGCTCAACATATGGAAATGTGGCAAAATTTAACACCAAAATGTACTTACTTTAATATATTCCAAGCtatcgaatacttatgtattcatcatttGGGAGTGAAATTATAGTAAAatccaatataaaaaaatgtatagctgtataacaataataaaatttacttacaataattagtCAAGATTCGGCGGTTTTAAATTGAATAGTTTCttgtaaaaacacaaaattcatGGATTTCAAAatccaatattcaaattgacgcttggtagaattaattgattgaaatatcgATTCTCTGGTTACTATAGAATCATTATTTTCCTTGATTGGATTACAAATgactttgaatttttataggttaggtttgatgattaatgacattaaattttatatgttaGGTCATTATgagtgaagttgaatttcataggttaggtgaggttatttggttgttatatatatttctttaatttcttagacctgatatattaatgcatctaaaagttcttgattttaggtctcttctgttttaaaattggttatttttcttgataatttttaaaaggaaGATAAATTGTTACATAAACACAAATTTAAGCCCCCAAACACAAAGTGAATAGCTGCTAATTCAAACGCATTTAAATTAAACCTTTGAATTATGAATTTCTTTCATCATAtgacttaatttttttaataatacatttaaagaGGCACAATAAACGAATCGATACATCTATTATTACTTACTTAAACATAGCAGTCAAATCTCCTTTAAGTAAGGCCAAGCTCAGAGGTGTACCTAAACAAGCTGGAACTAAGTAAAGTAAAGCAGGTTGAGCATGTTTGAAAACATgcataacaaaaattgttgccATCAGTCCTAGGAAGTATGCGATTACCGATGCATGGAAGTAAGTTTTGGTTTTACGTTTTAAGCTATTATCAAATCTCAGCAAAAGGGCTATGAATATTCCAGGAATTACAATATCTCCTAACCCTAACATAGCGAAATTATTAGCAGCGAGTCCATTTTGCAACAGATCTTGAGGAAACaccactgaaaaaaaaatttataagaataaataatgaaaaatggaaaattctttgtaaatataattaaaaaaaaggttgAATCTTCATATTTATGGATTTGGGAACATctttggataattttcattttaggcctattttaaatttttcttagaTGGAAactacataattaaaaaaagttttgaaaaataaaacataatattattgaagaaaaaattgatcattatcAGGAAGATATAAtaagttttcaaatataattattggaaaactcGCCATTAACTTGTTGAGAAGCCAAAGCAATATATAATAACCTATAATCAGAAGTTACAAAAACACTCTTATACACAACTATAACTATCTACTTTACTTACATTTGATAGGAGCTTCAAAACTTTTGGCAACTGTTACCATCACATCTGTTCCAAATACCCAAAATatgtcataaaaaaataatccacaTAGGAGTATACATCCTGTAACAACGTTATTTAGATGTAGAAGTTCAACGGCATTTACAGCAAATGCAAGACCAAATAAGTTGTTTGCTACCCAATGTTTTTGAATCAAATACCATGCTCCAACCAAAGAGCAAGCTATTAATGATACGACATCATAGGTAGAGAATCTGTAATCTATTAAGAACTGAGTATTATCTCCTTCTCCTTGTTTGAACAATATATGGAATGGAATATTTGGAATGGCTGCAGGAACTAATTTACTCACCACAGGGctgcaaaataaaaaataatttaagtatgACATGGCTTCTTCTAAATAGCTAGCTAAGGTATACAATGATCGACTATCAATTTACAGATTTCATGTTTTATATTTGTCATTATGAAAAC is from Diorhabda carinulata isolate Delta chromosome 1, icDioCari1.1, whole genome shotgun sequence and encodes:
- the LOC130895206 gene encoding minor histocompatibility antigen H13; the protein is MASNVHLIIAQANENLTENVKNATEKTPSTPEGMAVAYGSLVIMAMLPIFFGSYRSVAYHKENKPEKMTKKDAAIFPIMASCALVALYIVFKLFSKEYINLLLTGYFFFLGVLALTHLLSPVVSKLVPAAIPNIPFHILFKQGEGDNTQFLIDYRFSTYDVVSLIACSLVGAWYLIQKHWVANNLFGLAFAVNAVELLHLNNVVTGCILLCGLFFYDIFWVFGTDVMVTVAKSFEAPIKLVFPQDLLQNGLAANNFAMLGLGDIVIPGIFIALLLRFDNSLKRKTKTYFHASVIAYFLGLMATIFVMHVFKHAQPALLYLVPACLGTPLSLALLKGDLTAMFKYEDSPENEKSEEKKIETQPKQEAKKAK
- the LOC130895217 gene encoding proteasome subunit beta type-2-like, translated to MECLLGIKFDDFVLIAADMTAAQSIIVMKTDENKLHELSNKLVMAVSGEPGDTTQFAEYIAKNIQLYKMRNTYELSPKEAATFTRRNLADALRSRTPYHVNVLLAGYDEEDGPQLYYMDYLASMACVDYAAHGYGGFFSLSIMDRHYLRSLSKEQGYELLKKCVKEVHERLIINLPNFKVQCIDKNGIQDLPDITRKDLM